One window of Vicia villosa cultivar HV-30 ecotype Madison, WI unplaced genomic scaffold, Vvil1.0 ctg.001839F_1_1, whole genome shotgun sequence genomic DNA carries:
- the LOC131636821 gene encoding uncharacterized protein LOC131636821: MALKNSRLLVPMMPYMPRSMGASSLVKLKVKTSSQRYPIAHSNALRELNGVSLAAKHNLRFNGSRMLTTKSNSASTPSRSTSNSTPSAWITLEKRPTFQTQSRSDFLKNLSKKSSSNNVSCVSEKSQASTEKENDTSCTTSKSRDSINEEQQYIPNFILNSEEEEIAFLRSLGWDEDDKGDGCLTEEEIQEFYDKYAKLQRFGCDGAETDNHMTMC, translated from the exons ATGGCTCTTAAGAATTCGCGGCTATTGGTCCCTATGATGCCGTATATGCCAAGATCCATG GGTGCTAGCTCTTTGGTGAAGTTGAAGGTCAAGACAAGCTCACAACGGTATCCCATTGCACATTCTAATGCTTTGCGAGAGTTGAATGGTGTATCTTTAGCCGCAAAGCACAACTTGAGATTCAATGGAAGTAGGATGCTAACCACAAAGTCCAACTCTGCTTCCACTCCTTCTAGGAGTACAAGTAATTCAACTCCTTCTGCATGGATAACATTGGAGAAGAGACCTACTTTTCAAACCCAAAGTAGAAGTGATTTCcttaagaatctctcaaagaagaGTTCCTCAAACAATGTGTCTTGTGTCTCGGAGAAATCTCAAGCAAGCACAGAGAAAGAGAACGATACTAGCTGCACCACTTCAAAATCTAGGGATTCAATTAATGAAGAGCAACAATATATTcccaacttcattttaaattcGGAAGAAGAAGAAATCGCGTTCTTGCGTTCACTTGGGTGGGATGAAGACGATAAAGGCGATGGATGTCTTACAGAAGAGGAGATACAAGAATTTTATGATAAG TATGCGAAATTGCAACGATTTGGATGTGATGGAGCAGAAACGGACAATCATATGACTATGTGTTAA
- the LOC131636823 gene encoding SEC1 family transport protein SLY1-like — translation MTLNLRQKQTECIARMLNLNQPINATGTNEEAYKILIYDKFCQNILSPLIHVKDLRKHGVTLYFLIDKDRKPVHDVPAVYFVQPIQSNVQRIIADASRSLYQSFHLNFSTSIPRPLLEDLASGTLSSDSIHRVSKVHDQYLEFVTLEDNLFSLAQKSCFLQLNDPSAGDREIEDIVEKVVSGLFCVLATLGVVPVIRCPRGGPGEMVATALDQRIRDHLLSKNNLFTEGGNFVSSFQRPVLCIFDRNFELPVAIQHDFRYRPLVHDVLGLKLNRLSVQGEKGGMRSYELDSADPFWVANGGLEFPEVAVEIETQLNKYKNDVDEVNKRTGGNHGAEFDGTDLIGNTKHLMNAVNSLPELTERKQVIDKHTNIATVLLGEIKERSLDSYAKKENDMMVRGGIERSELLSVLRGKGTKMDKLRFAIMYLISSETINQPEVEAVETALKESEVDIAAFQYVKKIKSLNVSFASANSASRSNIVDWAEKLYGQSISAVTAGVKNLLSSDRQLALARTVEALIEGRPNPETDVYLAFDPRAPKSSAGTSGSHLKGPFKEAIVFMIGGGNYVEYCSLQELAQNQQPPKHIIYGTTELLTGVDFVEQLTLLGKKMGLGNVAPTPAQ, via the exons ATGACTCTCAATCTTCGCCAGAAACAAACAG AATGCATCGCACGAATGCTAAACCTAAACCAACCAATAAACGCCACCGGAACGAACGAAGAAGCCTACAAGATCCTAATCTACGACAAATTCTGCCAGAACATCCTCTCGCCGTTAATTCACGTCAAAGATCTACGAAAACACGGCGTCACTTTGTACTTCCTCATCGACAAAGACCGCAAACCCGTTCACGACGTTCCCGCCGTTTACTTCGTCCAACCGATTCAATCCAATGTTCAGAGAATCATCGCCGATGCTTCTCGATCTCTCTACCAGAGTTTCCACCTCAATTTCTCCACCTCGATCCCTCGTCCTCTTCTCGAAGATCTCGCTTCGGGGACGCTCAGTTCTGATTCGATTCATCGTGTTTCGAAGGTTCATGATCAGTATCTTGAGTTTGTTACTCTGGAGGATAATTTGTTCTCGTTGGCGCAGAAATCTTGCTTCCTTCAGCTTAATGATCCGTCTGCTGGTGACCGGGAGATTGAGGATATTGTGGAGAAGGTTGTTTCGGGGTTGTTTTGTGTTTTGGCGACTCTTGGTGTTGTGCCGGTTATTCGGTGTCCTCGCGGTGGACCGGGGGAGATGGTTGCTACTGCGTTGGATCAGCGGATTCGGGATCATTTGTTGTCGAAGAATAATTTGTTTACTGAGGGTGGGAATTTTGTTAGCTCTTTTCAGCGTCCGGTTTTGTGTATCTTTGACAGGAATTTTGAGCTTCCCGTGGCGATTCAGCATGATTTTAGGTATCGGCCGTTGGTTCATGATGTTTTGGGGTTGAAGTTGAATAGGTTGAGTGTTCAAGGTGAGAAAGGTGGGATGCGGTCTTATGAGTTGGATAGTGCTGATCCGTTTTGGGTTGCTAATGGGGGGCTGGAGTTTCCTGAGGTTGCGGTGGAGATTGAGACTCAGCTGAATAAGTATAAGAATGATGTCGATGAGGTGAATAAGAGGACTGGAGGAAATCACGGTGCTGAGTTTGATGGGACGGATTTGATTGGTAACACGAAGCATTTGATGAATGCTGTGAACTCGTTGCCCGAGCTTACGGAGAGGAAGCAGGTGATTGATAAGCATACTAACATTGCTACTGTGTTGTTGGGTGAGATCAAAGAGAGGTCTCTTGATTCTTATGCTAAGAAGGAGAATGACATGATGGTTAGAGGGGGCATTGAGCGGAGTGAACTTCTCAGTGTACTAAGAGGGAAGGGAACTAAGATGGATAAGCTTCGATTTGCAATCATGTATCTTATTTCATCGGAAACCATTAATCAGCCTGAAGTGGAAGCTGTGGAGACGGCGCTGAAAGAGTCTGAGGTTGATATTGCTGCTTTTCAGTACGTGAAAAAGATTAAATCTCTTAATGTTTCATTCGCATCCGCGAATTCTGCTAGTAGAAGTAATATTGTTGACTGGGCTGAGAAACTCTATGGACAATCAATAAGTGCGGTGACTGCCGGTGTCAAAAATCTCTTATCTAGTGACAGGCAGCTAGCATTGGCGAGAACTGTTGAAGCCTTGATTGAAGGAAGACCAAATCCTGAAACAGATGTATACCTGGCATTCGATCCTCGTGCTCCTAAGTCCAGTGCTGGAACAAGTGGCAGCCATTTGAAAGGACCATTTAAGGAAGCAATTGTGTTCATGATTGGTGGTGGTAATTATGTTGAATATTGTAGTCTGCAAGAACTTGCACAAAATCAGCAACCTCCCAAGCATATTATATATGGAACAACCGAACTTTTAACTGGAGTGGACTTTGTAGAGCAGCTTACATTGTTGGGGAAGAAGATGGGTTTGGGTAATGTTGCTCCTACCCCAGCTCAGTAG